A single Vigna radiata var. radiata cultivar VC1973A chromosome 8, Vradiata_ver6, whole genome shotgun sequence DNA region contains:
- the LOC106771523 gene encoding putative B3 domain-containing protein Os03g0621600 isoform X1: MNNKANGVRERIQSKKEKRRTNSEREPAIFKSSKSQTTPSSPALTYIPTTRMASEYTQRNATLPISFYKVILKTNLQRLKIPNMFSVKHGGDLPNPLFMKLPNGTEWKVIWEKDNGEIWLKEGWKEFVEHYSLDHGHFVFFKYEGISQIHVNICDQSGLEIDYPCLTGDGNYNLDHNEEEPILILDEEESPEDIEGEKSVQKTSSLNQPKQTRARKIACNFISCNPFFTVVIKACNAMDYRLWIPDLEGIIRKKKKCALLQRGQRSWKVKLLYKKSCFSRHCFGAGIHLFLTENELKPGDVCVFELISKKDCIFKAHVF, translated from the exons ATGAATAATAAGGCTAATGGAGTAAGAGAAAGGATTCAAtcaaaaaaagagaagaggagaacgAATTCAGAAAGAGAGCCAGCAATCTTCAAGAGCTCCAAGAGCCAAACAACACCATCTTCACCGGCG ctTACATATATTCCAACTACACGCATGGCTTCTGAGTATACCCAGAGGAATGCTACCCTGCCAATCTCTTTCTACAAAGTTATTCTTAAAACCAATCTTCAAAGGCTT AAAATACCAAACATGTTCAGTGTCAAACATGGAGGTGATTTGCCTAATCCTTTGTTCATGAAGCTTCCAAATGGAACTGAATGGAAAGTGATCTGGGAAAAAGACAACGGTGAGATTTGGCTGAAAGAGGGATGGAAGGAATTTGTGGAACATTATTCCTTAGACCATGGacactttgttttctttaaatacgAAGGGATATCCCAGATTCATGTAAACATATGTGACCAAAGTGGACTGGAAATAGACTATCCCTGTCTCACTGGTGATGGAAATTACAACCTTGATCATAACGAGGAGGAACCTATCCTAATTTTGGATGAAGAAGAGAGCCCTGAAGATATAGAAG GTGAGAAGTCTGTTCAgaaaacttcatctttgaacCAGCCAAAACAAACTAGAGCAAGAAAAATAGCATGTAATTTCATTTCATGCAATCCCTTTTTCACTGTTGTCATCAAAGCTTGTAATGCGATGGACTATCGGCTG TGGATACCAGATTTGGAAGGCATtattagaaagaagaagaagtgtgcGTTGCTGCAGCGTGGGCAAAGATCGTGGAAAGTAAAgttgttatataaaaaaagttgtttttctcGTCATTGTTTCGGTGCTGGCATTCACTTGTTTTTGACTGAAAATGAATTGAAACCAGGAGATGTATGTGTATTCGAATTGATTAGCAAGAAGGATTGTATTTTTAAAGCTCATGTTTTCTAA
- the LOC106770979 gene encoding NADH dehydrogenase [ubiquinone] 1 beta subcomplex subunit 7 — protein sequence MEVEGSSKKMIATQEEMVEARVPLAYRDQCAHLLIPLNKCRQAEFYLPWKCENERHSYEKCEYELVMERMLQMQKIREEQQKADAKQPLILVPKPANA from the coding sequence ATGGAAGTTGAAGGATCGTCGAAGAAGATGATAGCGACGCAGGAGGAGATGGTGGAGGCTAGGGTTCCCTTGGCGTATCGGGATCAGTGCGCCCATTTGCTCATCCCTCTCAACAAATGCAGGCAAGCGGAGTTTTATCTTCCATGGAAGTGCGAAAACGAGCGTCACTCCTACGAAAAGTGCGAGTACGAGCTCGTCATGGAGAGAATGCTTCAGATGCAGAAGATCCGCGAAGAACAGCAAAAGGCCGACGCCAAACAACCGCTAATCCTCGTACCCAAACCCGCCAATGCCTGA
- the LOC106771523 gene encoding B3 domain-containing protein Os03g0212300-like isoform X2, which translates to MNNKANGVRERIQSKKEKRRTNSEREPAIFKSSKSQTTPSSPALTYIPTTRMASEYTQRNATLPISFYKVILKTNLQRLLPNGTEWKVIWEKDNGEIWLKEGWKEFVEHYSLDHGHFVFFKYEGISQIHVNICDQSGLEIDYPCLTGDGNYNLDHNEEEPILILDEEESPEDIEGEKSVQKTSSLNQPKQTRARKIACNFISCNPFFTVVIKACNAMDYRLWIPDLEGIIRKKKKCALLQRGQRSWKVKLLYKKSCFSRHCFGAGIHLFLTENELKPGDVCVFELISKKDCIFKAHVF; encoded by the exons ATGAATAATAAGGCTAATGGAGTAAGAGAAAGGATTCAAtcaaaaaaagagaagaggagaacgAATTCAGAAAGAGAGCCAGCAATCTTCAAGAGCTCCAAGAGCCAAACAACACCATCTTCACCGGCG ctTACATATATTCCAACTACACGCATGGCTTCTGAGTATACCCAGAGGAATGCTACCCTGCCAATCTCTTTCTACAAAGTTATTCTTAAAACCAATCTTCAAAGGCTT CTTCCAAATGGAACTGAATGGAAAGTGATCTGGGAAAAAGACAACGGTGAGATTTGGCTGAAAGAGGGATGGAAGGAATTTGTGGAACATTATTCCTTAGACCATGGacactttgttttctttaaatacgAAGGGATATCCCAGATTCATGTAAACATATGTGACCAAAGTGGACTGGAAATAGACTATCCCTGTCTCACTGGTGATGGAAATTACAACCTTGATCATAACGAGGAGGAACCTATCCTAATTTTGGATGAAGAAGAGAGCCCTGAAGATATAGAAG GTGAGAAGTCTGTTCAgaaaacttcatctttgaacCAGCCAAAACAAACTAGAGCAAGAAAAATAGCATGTAATTTCATTTCATGCAATCCCTTTTTCACTGTTGTCATCAAAGCTTGTAATGCGATGGACTATCGGCTG TGGATACCAGATTTGGAAGGCATtattagaaagaagaagaagtgtgcGTTGCTGCAGCGTGGGCAAAGATCGTGGAAAGTAAAgttgttatataaaaaaagttgtttttctcGTCATTGTTTCGGTGCTGGCATTCACTTGTTTTTGACTGAAAATGAATTGAAACCAGGAGATGTATGTGTATTCGAATTGATTAGCAAGAAGGATTGTATTTTTAAAGCTCATGTTTTCTAA
- the LOC106771523 gene encoding B3 domain-containing protein At4g01580-like isoform X3: protein MASEYTQRNATLPISFYKVILKTNLQRLKIPNMFSVKHGGDLPNPLFMKLPNGTEWKVIWEKDNGEIWLKEGWKEFVEHYSLDHGHFVFFKYEGISQIHVNICDQSGLEIDYPCLTGDGNYNLDHNEEEPILILDEEESPEDIEGEKSVQKTSSLNQPKQTRARKIACNFISCNPFFTVVIKACNAMDYRLWIPDLEGIIRKKKKCALLQRGQRSWKVKLLYKKSCFSRHCFGAGIHLFLTENELKPGDVCVFELISKKDCIFKAHVF, encoded by the exons ATGGCTTCTGAGTATACCCAGAGGAATGCTACCCTGCCAATCTCTTTCTACAAAGTTATTCTTAAAACCAATCTTCAAAGGCTT AAAATACCAAACATGTTCAGTGTCAAACATGGAGGTGATTTGCCTAATCCTTTGTTCATGAAGCTTCCAAATGGAACTGAATGGAAAGTGATCTGGGAAAAAGACAACGGTGAGATTTGGCTGAAAGAGGGATGGAAGGAATTTGTGGAACATTATTCCTTAGACCATGGacactttgttttctttaaatacgAAGGGATATCCCAGATTCATGTAAACATATGTGACCAAAGTGGACTGGAAATAGACTATCCCTGTCTCACTGGTGATGGAAATTACAACCTTGATCATAACGAGGAGGAACCTATCCTAATTTTGGATGAAGAAGAGAGCCCTGAAGATATAGAAG GTGAGAAGTCTGTTCAgaaaacttcatctttgaacCAGCCAAAACAAACTAGAGCAAGAAAAATAGCATGTAATTTCATTTCATGCAATCCCTTTTTCACTGTTGTCATCAAAGCTTGTAATGCGATGGACTATCGGCTG TGGATACCAGATTTGGAAGGCATtattagaaagaagaagaagtgtgcGTTGCTGCAGCGTGGGCAAAGATCGTGGAAAGTAAAgttgttatataaaaaaagttgtttttctcGTCATTGTTTCGGTGCTGGCATTCACTTGTTTTTGACTGAAAATGAATTGAAACCAGGAGATGTATGTGTATTCGAATTGATTAGCAAGAAGGATTGTATTTTTAAAGCTCATGTTTTCTAA